A window of the Lactuca sativa cultivar Salinas chromosome 5, Lsat_Salinas_v11, whole genome shotgun sequence genome harbors these coding sequences:
- the LOC111878805 gene encoding uncharacterized protein LOC111878805: protein MEALVEGELESGTGLNQEVGIKRPSDTRWGSHFSSLLNIKNIYSSICEVLEDLGKDNSDRDRKAEAIHILRLLKSFDFVFCLHLMVDILGVTNHLNTTLQRKDQDIVNAMNQVSNSKKAIQEIRDVGWEPLLGNVTLFCNKHDVRIVDMEDEYYDGFSCRKGSQVNNLHHYYVDVFKAVIDMQLQELNHRFNEANTKLLLCIACLCPRMSFKAFDLDKLMEMATIYKEEFRTEYDLQVLEVELKNYINDVQEDEHFNQLKSIRELAKKMVEEKKHIIYPKVYLILKLALILPVATANVERAFSAMKLVKTDVRNKMGDQFLSDSLVSYIEKKCFR, encoded by the exons ATGGAAGCCTTGGTTGAAG GTGAGCTTGAGAGTGGTACCGGTTTGAACCAAGAAGTGGGTATCAAACGACCATCTGATACTCGATGGGGTTCTCATTTTTCATCTCTATTGAATATCAAAAACATATATTCTTCCATTTGTGAAGTACTTGAAGACCTTGGTAAAGATAATAGTGATCGTGATCGTAAAGCTGAAGCAATTCACATCTTAAGGTTATTAAAGTCCTTTGATTTTGTGTTTTGTTTACATTTGATGGTTGATATCTTGGGAGTCACAAATCATTTGAATACAACATTACAAAGAAAAGACCAAGATATTGTAAATGCTATGAATCAAGTAAGCAACTCTAAAAAAGCAATTCAAGAAATTAGAGATGTAGGATGGGAACCACTTTTAGGGAATGTTACTTTGTTTTGCAATAAACATGATGTTAGAATCGTGGATATGGAAGATGAATATTATGATGGATTCAGTTGTCGAAAAGGTTCACAG GTTAACAACTTGCATCATTATTATGTTGATGTATTTAAGGCGGTTATTGATATGCAACTTCAAGAGCTTAACCATCGCTTTAATGAAGCCAATACGAAATTACTTCTTTGCATAGCTTGTTTGTGCCCGCGTATGTCTTTTAAAGCCTTTGATTTGGATAAGCTAATGGAAATGGCTACAATTTATAAGGAAGAATTTCGAACAGAATATGATCTTCAAGTTCTTGAAGTTGAACTTAAAAATTACATTAATGATGTGCAAGAAGATGAACACTTTAATCAATTGAAGAGCATTAGAGAACTTGCCAAAAAGATGGTTGAAGAAAAAAAGCATATAATATATCCTAAGGTTTACCTTATCTTGAAACTTGCATTGATCTTACCTGTTGCAACAGCGAATGTGGAACGTGCATTTTCAGCAATGAAGTTAGTAAAGACTGATGTACGCAACAAAATGGGTGATCAATTTTTAAGTGATAGTTTGGTGTCAtatattgaaaaaaaatgttttagatAG